The Thiorhodovibrio litoralis genome includes a window with the following:
- the hemN gene encoding oxygen-independent coproporphyrinogen III oxidase has translation MTSMMPIDISPELLTRFSRFDRPGMPAPAADAWADGFTGEDYRRALGEIGRHPDETLALYLHIPFCPGRCLYCGCNTTVTHNSQRIDGYLDALEREVEMVADAMAAGREVLQLHVAGGTPNYLNDAQLTRLVELVDSRFRILPETDASIECDPRRTSAGQLELLHALGFRRVTFGVQDLEPRVQRSIGRIQSIDLVRDVYWMAREIGFDSIGFDLIYGLPEQTAESFQATLDAVIEMAPDRVSCFGYSRGTSLAIHQHAIDVHRLPDDMDRQRLFEQAVKTFLAAGYVWVGLDTFVLDTDDLAIAQDEGRLSRNCIGYTSMRADNTIGLGTGAAGEVHGHCVQNEPNLPTWEAMIERSELPIARGHLLNPADLRRREAIGHLICNLELPLELAEGCFDDEYRRLAAYASDGLVDVADDRLRITPTGRYLLRHLCTEHEAYYAWDRARWHFARTL, from the coding sequence ATGACAAGCATGATGCCGATCGATATCTCGCCGGAACTGCTGACGCGATTTAGCCGTTTCGACCGCCCTGGCATGCCAGCGCCAGCAGCGGATGCCTGGGCCGATGGCTTCACCGGGGAAGATTACCGCCGGGCGCTCGGCGAAATTGGCCGGCATCCGGATGAGACCCTGGCGCTCTATCTGCACATCCCTTTCTGTCCCGGGCGCTGTCTGTACTGCGGCTGCAATACGACGGTTACGCACAACAGTCAGCGCATCGACGGGTATCTGGACGCTCTCGAGCGCGAGGTGGAGATGGTGGCGGACGCCATGGCGGCGGGGCGCGAGGTATTGCAGCTGCATGTCGCGGGCGGTACGCCAAACTATCTCAACGACGCCCAACTGACCCGTCTGGTGGAGTTGGTCGACAGCCGCTTCCGCATTCTGCCAGAGACCGATGCCTCGATTGAATGCGACCCGCGGCGTACCTCTGCCGGCCAGCTCGAGTTGTTGCACGCGCTGGGCTTTCGCCGTGTGACCTTCGGTGTTCAGGATCTCGAACCGCGCGTGCAGCGCTCCATCGGCCGCATTCAATCGATTGATCTGGTGCGCGATGTCTACTGGATGGCGCGCGAGATCGGCTTCGATTCCATCGGTTTCGATCTCATCTACGGCCTGCCGGAGCAGACCGCCGAGAGCTTTCAAGCCACCCTGGACGCCGTGATCGAGATGGCACCCGACCGGGTGTCCTGCTTCGGCTACTCGCGCGGGACCAGTCTGGCCATTCACCAGCATGCCATCGACGTCCATCGGCTCCCTGACGACATGGACCGCCAACGACTGTTCGAGCAGGCGGTCAAGACGTTCCTGGCCGCCGGCTATGTCTGGGTTGGGCTGGATACCTTCGTGCTCGATACCGATGATTTGGCCATTGCCCAGGACGAGGGGCGGCTTTCGCGTAACTGCATCGGCTACACCAGTATGCGAGCGGACAATACCATTGGTCTCGGTACCGGCGCGGCTGGCGAGGTCCATGGTCATTGCGTGCAGAACGAGCCGAACCTGCCAACCTGGGAGGCCATGATCGAACGCAGCGAGCTGCCGATCGCGCGCGGGCATCTGCTCAATCCTGCCGACCTGCGCCGGCGCGAGGCCATCGGTCACCTGATCTGTAATCTCGAGCTGCCGCTGGAACTGGCCGAGGGCTGCTTCGACGACGAATACCGGCGCCTGGCAGCCTATGCAAGCGATGGCCTGGTCGATGTGGCTGATGACCGCCTGCGGATCACGCCCACCGGTCGCTACCTGCTGCGGCATCTGTGCACCGAGCATGAGGCCTACTATGCTTGGGACCGCGCGCGCTGGCATTTTGCGAGAACCCTTTGA